A genomic window from Sphingobacterium spiritivorum includes:
- a CDS encoding RagB/SusD family nutrient uptake outer membrane protein produces the protein MKQMIKFKSIITYLTITFGLISCNVERLPEDQIDLSRAFESVTDAGNWDNLFYRELRGNVYGVYSFTTEVQADMLNATAGYGNRNGSPHRWTDFLSGDGNISTIYSNYYSAINNINVAIRGFKKISPANEAEQKSLNQYTGDAHLARAYYYLNLVLRFSKAYDPSTSKADLAVALILEPDVNLKPKRSTVSEVYTQILSDISIAKTNLQDVQGTKGSTRFTIDAVWALEARVRLYMQDWEGAKAAAEELIKGGRYTLYNSAEGVLKMWSEDTKDEIIFEPAVRSPDERPNTMSIFYGYNTGGRNYRPDFLPSQWVIDKFSNTDYRKAAYFKVVPIFIQGSRYEGFRIVNKWPGNRSLMTDLNTNYNSQKVFRIAEYYLISAEASYMIEQEEDAVKRINELRKARGLTAINVTGQMLLNEIKDERFRELAFEGFRLDDLKRWREGFERKNPQSMDMIMKGADFESKRVTAGDNKFVWGIPERDVTVNLNLTQNPGW, from the coding sequence ATGAAACAAATGATAAAGTTCAAATCTATTATTACATATCTGACTATTACGTTTGGTTTGATTTCATGTAATGTGGAGAGATTACCTGAAGATCAAATAGATCTATCCCGCGCATTTGAATCAGTAACTGATGCCGGAAACTGGGATAATCTCTTTTACCGGGAATTGAGAGGTAACGTCTATGGTGTATATAGTTTTACTACTGAAGTACAGGCTGATATGTTGAATGCAACAGCTGGCTACGGTAACCGTAACGGATCACCACACAGATGGACCGACTTTCTTTCCGGAGACGGTAATATAAGTACTATATATAGTAATTATTATTCAGCTATTAATAATATTAATGTTGCAATCAGGGGATTCAAAAAAATCAGTCCTGCTAATGAGGCGGAGCAGAAAAGTCTTAATCAGTATACCGGAGATGCGCACCTTGCCCGGGCTTATTATTATCTTAATCTTGTCTTGCGATTTTCGAAGGCTTACGACCCATCAACGTCAAAAGCAGACTTGGCAGTTGCACTGATATTAGAGCCCGATGTAAACTTAAAGCCTAAAAGATCAACTGTAAGTGAGGTCTATACACAGATATTATCTGATATCAGTATAGCAAAAACAAATCTTCAGGATGTACAGGGGACTAAGGGATCGACCAGATTTACAATTGATGCCGTATGGGCATTAGAGGCCAGAGTGAGGCTGTATATGCAAGATTGGGAAGGAGCTAAGGCAGCTGCAGAAGAACTCATAAAAGGCGGAAGGTATACACTTTACAATTCAGCTGAAGGTGTTTTGAAAATGTGGTCAGAAGATACTAAAGATGAAATTATCTTTGAGCCTGCTGTAAGGTCTCCTGACGAACGGCCAAATACAATGAGTATATTCTATGGTTATAATACCGGAGGAAGGAATTACAGACCTGATTTTCTGCCTTCACAATGGGTCATTGATAAATTTAGCAATACGGACTACCGTAAGGCAGCATATTTTAAAGTAGTGCCTATATTCATTCAGGGAAGTAGATATGAAGGGTTTAGAATTGTAAACAAGTGGCCAGGGAACCGTTCGTTGATGACTGATCTTAATACTAACTATAATTCACAGAAAGTTTTCCGAATAGCAGAATACTACCTGATCTCTGCAGAAGCATCCTATATGATTGAGCAGGAAGAAGATGCTGTAAAGCGCATAAATGAGCTTCGTAAAGCAAGAGGGCTGACAGCAATAAATGTGACAGGTCAAATGCTGTTAAATGAAATAAAAGATGAACGTTTTCGTGAATTAGCATTTGAAGGATTTAGGTTAGACGATTTAAAAAGATGGAGAGAAGGGTTTGAAAGGAAAAATCCACAATCTATGGACATGATCATGAAAGGAGCTGATTTTGAAAGTAAGCGTGTGACAGCAGGTGATAATAAATTTGTTTGGGGTATTCCGGAGAGAGATGTTACCGTCAATCTCAATCTGACCCAAAACCCCGGCTGGTAA
- a CDS encoding SusC/RagA family TonB-linked outer membrane protein, translated as MKQKLFNLFVCIVFFNSLAFGQEKNVTGRVTSSKDENLPDVTVAVSGTSRGTRTNGNGIYSIQVSPGETLIFKYIGFSDKKIVVGSSDIYNVTLVSSESVLDEVLVVGYGSGRSRSSVVGSYVQVTTNDIKGKPSANALETLQGKVPGLQVFTSSGEPSVTQSVRLQGVGSLGASSTPLYVLDGTPINTGSIVSMNPEDFESITVLKDASATSIYGSRAANGVIYFTSKKGKASDRATVTARAQYGWTDLASRKMQNTLMTSSELQDFWLETKFKTQQEIDEIRKNWPNDFKWDTYYFQKNVPLKQMDLNISGGSARTQYYISAGYMDAKGVMYRSGFDRVTLRSNITSHINDWIQLGVNLAGGYDRRETNGWTSNNTNGGLALLVLPWYTPYDKNGKEYYEEQIPGWGRYSPKYLADKNPNRGRNQQFNPNVFVQAIPVKNLILRSQAGIDYFNYRGSSRRMPSYAASPRQGTGNESWTQGVARTLTNTIEYKLVLKDKHKLGILGGHEFSDYDEQNFSASVEGLTDDALILLSAGSKNKNVGQTKTQYAYNSYFGRLSYGYNDTYYIDGTLRQDESSRFGRENRKATFWSVGGMWNMKKEKFLSDVDWINTLQIRASTGTSGNSAIGNYNSLNTVSANIYDGQTSWGIVQPGNPNLAWEEQIKTNVGFGVRLFDRLNLDIEFFNRVTKNMLVDVPYPYTSGFSAITENVGSLRNRGMDISFSVDIVRSSDYYFSPYVNLGVVQQKVTELFQGKNYWIIPNTGVSWVVGKPIEFFYPIQSGVNPETGLMEWFMPGDDISQTTKDPGRVTSVFSSSALQQSTGIKRYPPFNGGFGFQSGYKGIYVNADFIFSSGKYLINNDRYFFENSSNFAGFNQSRNVRDYWKAPGDQTRFPKYGQVNQFDSGLIENASFIRLKGLTIGYNLPKSLFQNMKFFKGTRVYYTGRNLLLFTKYQGPDPEIDTNVTTGANPNTKQSVLGIELQF; from the coding sequence ATGAAACAAAAGTTATTCAATCTTTTTGTCTGTATCGTTTTTTTTAATTCACTTGCATTTGGACAGGAAAAAAACGTCACAGGCCGGGTCACATCATCTAAAGATGAAAATCTTCCTGATGTGACAGTAGCCGTATCGGGTACATCAAGAGGAACACGAACAAATGGTAATGGAATATATAGTATTCAGGTTTCCCCTGGCGAAACCTTAATTTTTAAGTATATAGGCTTTTCAGATAAAAAAATTGTTGTTGGTTCTTCGGATATCTACAACGTTACTTTAGTGTCATCTGAATCCGTTTTAGATGAGGTTTTAGTAGTTGGGTACGGATCCGGCAGGAGCCGTTCATCTGTTGTCGGATCTTATGTTCAGGTGACAACTAATGATATAAAGGGAAAACCGTCTGCTAATGCATTGGAAACCTTACAGGGAAAAGTTCCGGGTCTGCAAGTCTTTACATCTTCTGGAGAACCTTCCGTGACACAATCTGTACGATTACAGGGGGTGGGATCTTTGGGAGCAAGCTCAACACCGCTCTACGTATTGGATGGAACTCCGATAAATACAGGTTCTATAGTCTCAATGAATCCCGAAGATTTTGAAAGCATTACAGTGCTGAAAGATGCTTCAGCCACTTCTATCTACGGATCACGAGCTGCTAATGGTGTGATTTATTTCACCAGTAAGAAAGGAAAAGCTTCGGATCGTGCTACAGTAACGGCAAGAGCTCAATATGGCTGGACGGATCTTGCATCCCGTAAAATGCAGAATACACTGATGACGTCTTCAGAGTTGCAGGACTTTTGGTTAGAAACTAAATTCAAAACGCAGCAAGAGATCGATGAAATCAGGAAAAACTGGCCGAATGATTTTAAATGGGATACTTATTATTTTCAGAAAAATGTACCACTCAAACAAATGGATCTGAATATTTCCGGAGGATCTGCCAGGACACAATACTATATTTCGGCAGGATATATGGATGCGAAGGGAGTCATGTACCGATCTGGCTTTGACAGAGTCACGCTCAGAAGTAATATAACATCTCATATCAATGACTGGATACAACTGGGAGTCAATCTAGCTGGCGGATATGACCGTAGAGAAACTAATGGATGGACATCAAATAATACAAACGGAGGTCTGGCTCTTTTAGTTTTACCCTGGTATACTCCTTATGATAAGAATGGTAAGGAATATTATGAAGAGCAAATCCCCGGCTGGGGAAGATATTCACCAAAATATCTGGCAGATAAAAATCCGAATAGAGGACGTAACCAACAATTTAATCCGAATGTGTTTGTTCAGGCTATTCCGGTTAAAAACCTGATACTACGCTCTCAGGCTGGTATAGACTACTTTAATTACAGAGGTTCATCCAGACGAATGCCATCTTATGCTGCTTCACCCCGACAAGGTACAGGTAATGAAAGCTGGACACAAGGAGTAGCACGTACACTGACCAATACAATAGAATATAAGCTGGTTTTAAAAGATAAACACAAACTGGGTATTTTGGGAGGGCATGAATTCTCGGACTATGATGAGCAGAATTTTTCTGCATCTGTTGAGGGATTGACAGATGATGCCTTAATACTGTTATCCGCGGGATCGAAAAATAAGAATGTTGGACAGACCAAAACACAATATGCTTATAATTCATATTTCGGAAGGTTGAGTTACGGATATAATGATACCTACTATATCGATGGTACACTCCGGCAGGATGAATCTTCCCGTTTTGGCAGGGAGAATAGAAAAGCTACTTTCTGGTCAGTGGGAGGTATGTGGAATATGAAAAAAGAAAAATTCTTATCAGATGTAGACTGGATTAATACATTACAAATCCGAGCAAGTACAGGAACTTCAGGGAACTCTGCGATCGGTAACTATAATTCTCTAAACACTGTTTCTGCAAACATATATGACGGACAGACTTCCTGGGGAATAGTTCAACCCGGTAATCCTAATCTGGCCTGGGAAGAACAGATCAAAACCAATGTTGGATTCGGAGTACGGTTATTTGACAGGTTAAATCTGGACATAGAATTTTTCAACAGAGTGACTAAAAATATGCTGGTTGATGTACCTTATCCATATACTTCTGGATTTTCTGCTATTACTGAAAACGTAGGTTCGCTCAGAAACAGAGGGATGGATATCAGTTTTAGTGTAGATATTGTCAGATCTTCTGATTATTATTTTAGTCCTTATGTCAATCTGGGGGTAGTGCAACAGAAAGTAACGGAATTATTTCAGGGGAAAAATTATTGGATTATCCCTAATACCGGTGTGAGTTGGGTTGTCGGAAAACCTATCGAGTTTTTCTATCCGATTCAGTCTGGCGTAAATCCAGAAACTGGTTTGATGGAATGGTTTATGCCGGGAGATGATATTTCTCAGACGACAAAAGATCCCGGCCGGGTTACTTCTGTGTTTAGCTCCTCTGCTTTGCAACAGAGTACAGGTATCAAGAGATACCCGCCGTTTAATGGAGGTTTTGGTTTTCAATCCGGCTATAAAGGTATTTATGTGAATGCAGATTTCATTTTTTCATCCGGAAAATACCTGATCAACAACGATCGGTATTTCTTTGAGAATTCTTCAAATTTTGCAGGCTTCAATCAATCCCGTAACGTCCGCGATTACTGGAAAGCTCCAGGCGATCAGACGAGGTTTCCAAAATATGGACAGGTGAATCAATTTGATTCCGGACTCATAGAAAACGCCTCTTTTATAAGACTCAAGGGGCTGACTATTGGGTACAATCTGCCCAAGTCACTATTTCAGAATATGAAATTTTTCAAAGGAACAAGGGTCTATTATACAGGAAGAAATTTACTGCTCTTTACCAAATATCAAGGGCCTGATCCTGAAATTGATACCAATGTCACAACTGGAGCAAACCCCAATACGAAGCAGTCAGTTTTGGGAATTGAATTACAATTTTAA
- a CDS encoding aldo/keto reductase, which produces MKYRKIGKSDLQLSTITFGAWAAGGWMWGSTDRNEAIKAIQAGLEEGMTSIDTAPIYGQGTSEEIVGEAIKGLSRDKIQILTKFGMRWDTDQGDLVGPSKNNQGQDITIYKYAGKDSVIYECEQSLKRLGTDYIDLYQIHWNDKTTAIEETFEAVARLIEQGKIRYAGVCNYDNDQVARAASVCPIISDQIPYSMVNRGIEKETVPYCIANNIGILAYSPMERGLLTGKMKPGQQFGAGDHRANLPFFTDDSIARTNAFLKTIEPIADKYDVTLGQLVLGWTVAQPGITIALAGARNASQTISNARAGDLEIEQQDIDTITKELHTMLP; this is translated from the coding sequence ATGAAATATCGGAAAATTGGAAAAAGCGATCTTCAACTATCGACTATTACTTTTGGCGCCTGGGCTGCCGGAGGATGGATGTGGGGAAGTACAGATCGTAATGAGGCTATAAAAGCGATACAAGCTGGCTTGGAAGAAGGGATGACATCTATAGATACAGCACCTATCTATGGGCAGGGGACTAGTGAAGAAATCGTTGGCGAGGCTATTAAAGGATTGTCGCGCGACAAGATTCAGATTCTGACTAAGTTCGGGATGCGCTGGGATACAGATCAGGGTGATCTTGTAGGGCCAAGTAAAAACAATCAGGGACAGGATATTACAATCTATAAATACGCAGGTAAAGACAGCGTGATATACGAATGTGAGCAGTCGCTAAAAAGACTGGGAACAGATTATATTGATCTTTACCAGATTCACTGGAATGACAAAACCACAGCAATTGAAGAAACTTTTGAAGCCGTGGCCAGACTTATAGAACAAGGTAAAATAAGATATGCAGGAGTCTGTAATTATGATAATGATCAGGTAGCAAGAGCTGCTTCTGTATGTCCAATTATTTCCGATCAGATTCCTTACTCTATGGTCAACAGGGGCATAGAAAAAGAAACCGTTCCGTACTGTATTGCTAACAATATCGGAATACTTGCTTACAGTCCTATGGAAAGAGGTCTCCTTACCGGAAAAATGAAACCCGGACAACAATTCGGAGCGGGAGACCACCGTGCAAATCTTCCGTTTTTTACAGATGACAGTATTGCCAGAACAAATGCATTTCTGAAAACTATAGAACCTATTGCAGATAAATACGATGTGACCCTCGGACAACTGGTATTAGGCTGGACAGTAGCTCAGCCCGGAATCACAATTGCACTTGCAGGTGCACGTAATGCATCACAGACTATAAGCAATGCAAGAGCGGGTGATTTGGAAATCGAACAGCAAGATATTGATACAATTACGAAAGAACTTCATACTATGCTTCCATAA
- a CDS encoding bifunctional alpha,alpha-trehalose-phosphate synthase (UDP-forming)/trehalose-phosphatase produces the protein MSKTIIVSNRLPIKIERTDQGLNFMPSEGGLATGLGSIYNTGGNIWIGWPGIVPENETEEKEIRAKLQTLNLVPVFLDQEELEGFYEGFSNEVLWPICHYRPSYAIYDEANWQTYLNVNIKFSNIIKGYIQDNDEVWIHDYQLMLLPSQIRAFKNEISIAYFQHIPFPSHELFRLIPWRNELLNGLLGADLIGFHTFNDSQYFIDACSHILGTKNKDNSLQHGGRTVFVEAYPMGIDNSKFEKLAKESSIRERAETIRDNFRHRKIILSVDRLDYSKGILERIHAFENLLKEYPSYMKEVVYYMLVVPSRDQVPQYKMLKDEVDRSVGRVNATYGTEDWTPIAYFYNSYPMEELSALYVSADVCLVTPIRDGMNLVCKEYIASHPEQHGVLVLSEMAGAARELPDALIVNPNDAYGVAQSLMQALEMTEEEQSERMEAMLENIRKFNIHHWVQQFLERLREIKDLQDKELSRKVGVRIKEQMCENYRNADKRLILLDYDGTLVGFNKEAEKATPTSELYEILEQISEDPRNLVVIISGRKHQTLQKWFLDRDMILVGEHGAWSNYPDGEWKAKKGLSTVWKDIIKRTMVKYADRTPGAFVEEKNYSLAWHYRKVQKGLGRLRAQELMDRLRYIVPNYGVQLLDGDDVIEVKNSEVNKGRAALEIYKDFEPGFVLAIGDDMTDEDMFYALPDETFTIKVGNKASAARYYIEGQPEVLPLLNDIMNCKNI, from the coding sequence ATGAGTAAAACTATCATAGTTTCTAACAGACTTCCTATAAAAATAGAACGTACCGATCAAGGACTTAATTTCATGCCTAGTGAAGGAGGATTGGCTACAGGTTTAGGATCTATTTACAATACCGGAGGAAATATCTGGATAGGCTGGCCCGGTATCGTTCCTGAAAATGAAACTGAAGAAAAGGAGATCAGAGCAAAATTACAGACATTGAACCTTGTTCCTGTATTTCTTGATCAGGAGGAACTGGAAGGCTTTTATGAAGGTTTTTCAAATGAAGTTTTATGGCCGATTTGTCATTACAGACCCAGTTACGCAATATATGATGAAGCCAACTGGCAAACTTACCTGAATGTCAATATCAAATTTTCAAATATTATCAAAGGTTACATTCAGGATAATGATGAGGTCTGGATACATGATTATCAGCTGATGTTGCTTCCAAGCCAGATAAGGGCTTTTAAAAACGAAATTTCCATTGCCTATTTTCAACATATTCCTTTTCCTTCACACGAGCTGTTCCGTCTGATCCCCTGGCGAAATGAATTGCTCAATGGTTTACTGGGAGCAGATCTGATCGGATTTCATACGTTTAATGATTCGCAATATTTTATTGATGCCTGTTCGCATATTCTGGGGACTAAAAATAAGGACAATAGTTTACAACACGGTGGAAGAACCGTATTTGTAGAGGCTTATCCTATGGGTATAGATAACAGTAAGTTTGAAAAGCTGGCCAAAGAAAGTAGCATTCGGGAGCGGGCGGAGACGATCAGAGATAATTTCCGGCATCGCAAAATTATTCTGTCTGTAGACCGACTGGATTACAGCAAAGGGATATTGGAACGGATCCACGCTTTTGAAAATCTGCTGAAGGAATATCCGTCTTATATGAAAGAAGTGGTCTACTATATGCTGGTAGTCCCTTCCAGAGATCAGGTTCCGCAGTATAAGATGCTAAAGGATGAAGTGGACCGTTCTGTAGGAAGAGTGAATGCTACATATGGTACAGAGGACTGGACACCTATTGCATACTTCTATAATTCTTACCCTATGGAAGAGTTATCTGCATTGTATGTTTCGGCGGATGTATGTCTGGTAACGCCTATACGGGACGGTATGAATCTGGTCTGTAAGGAATATATTGCCAGTCATCCGGAGCAACATGGGGTATTGGTATTAAGTGAGATGGCAGGTGCTGCCCGTGAGCTTCCGGATGCACTGATTGTCAATCCGAATGATGCCTATGGTGTAGCCCAAAGTCTGATGCAGGCATTAGAAATGACAGAAGAAGAGCAGTCTGAGCGAATGGAAGCTATGCTGGAGAATATACGGAAGTTTAATATTCATCATTGGGTACAGCAGTTTCTGGAAAGGCTTAGGGAGATCAAAGATCTGCAGGATAAGGAATTGTCCCGGAAAGTAGGGGTCAGAATCAAGGAACAGATGTGTGAGAATTATCGAAATGCAGATAAGCGCCTTATTTTATTAGATTATGACGGCACGCTGGTGGGGTTTAATAAAGAGGCCGAAAAGGCAACTCCTACAAGCGAACTGTATGAGATTCTGGAGCAAATCAGTGAAGATCCGAGAAATCTGGTTGTTATAATCAGTGGTCGTAAGCATCAGACTTTGCAAAAATGGTTTTTGGACAGGGATATGATTCTGGTGGGCGAACATGGTGCATGGTCTAATTATCCGGACGGAGAATGGAAGGCTAAGAAAGGTCTGTCCACTGTATGGAAAGATATTATAAAGAGAACAATGGTTAAATATGCCGATCGTACTCCGGGTGCATTTGTGGAAGAGAAGAATTACTCTCTGGCATGGCATTACCGGAAGGTGCAGAAGGGACTCGGGCGCCTTCGTGCGCAGGAACTCATGGACAGATTGCGGTATATTGTCCCTAACTATGGCGTACAGTTGTTGGATGGGGATGATGTGATCGAGGTGAAAAATTCGGAAGTCAATAAGGGGCGGGCCGCACTGGAGATCTATAAGGATTTTGAGCCCGGATTTGTATTGGCTATTGGCGATGACATGACCGATGAAGATATGTTTTATGCGCTTCCTGACGAGACCTTTACGATTAAGGTAGGCAATAAAGCTTCAGCCGCGCGTTATTATATAGAGGGACAGCCGGAAGTATTACCCTTACTGAATGATATCATGAACTGCAAAAATATATAA
- a CDS encoding DUF2891 domain-containing protein, with protein MMNRIILILPVLFGLFSCQSTENKNNVAQDSVKSIQLDGQQAKRILDLPLHCLTTEYPNKLGQVIGSAQDLKIPKQLRPVFYGCFDWHSSVHGYWSVIKILKTHPDLDKDGQIRQLLNQHITPENVQVELAFFQDKNNLGFERTYGWAWLFKLQEELLSWNDTDARRWAGNLQPLVDILVDRYQSYLPKLVYPIRSGQHDNSAFGFSLSLDYARAVGNKEFENILAEHAKRLYTQDKNCDLAYEPSGSDFLSPCLEEALVMSKILQQDAYKTWLKTFMPQLFEADFSLKPAVVKDRTDGKLVHLDGLNFSRATCLNSIAKALPELHHLKKVGHEHLAFSLPNISNDDYMGSHWLGTFALYALAHQD; from the coding sequence ATGATGAACCGAATTATTTTGATCCTTCCTGTTTTGTTTGGGTTATTTTCCTGTCAATCAACTGAAAATAAGAATAATGTTGCTCAGGATTCTGTAAAAAGCATTCAGCTGGATGGGCAGCAGGCAAAGCGTATTCTGGATCTTCCTCTCCATTGTCTGACTACAGAATATCCCAATAAACTCGGACAGGTGATCGGTAGTGCACAGGACCTCAAAATTCCTAAGCAATTGCGACCTGTCTTTTATGGCTGTTTTGACTGGCATTCTTCTGTGCATGGGTATTGGTCTGTTATCAAAATTTTGAAAACACATCCTGATCTGGATAAAGATGGTCAGATTCGTCAGTTGCTGAATCAACATATCACTCCTGAAAATGTACAGGTAGAACTGGCCTTTTTTCAAGATAAAAATAACCTCGGCTTTGAGCGTACATATGGCTGGGCCTGGTTATTCAAACTACAGGAAGAACTGTTGAGCTGGAACGATACGGATGCCCGGCGTTGGGCAGGGAACCTGCAGCCCTTAGTAGATATATTGGTAGACCGATACCAATCCTACCTGCCTAAGTTAGTCTATCCTATACGTTCCGGACAGCACGATAATTCTGCATTTGGTTTTTCACTTTCACTGGATTATGCAAGAGCTGTAGGCAATAAAGAGTTTGAAAATATACTGGCGGAGCATGCAAAACGCTTATATACTCAGGACAAGAATTGTGATCTTGCCTATGAGCCAAGCGGATCTGATTTTCTGTCTCCTTGTCTGGAAGAGGCGCTTGTAATGAGTAAAATATTGCAGCAGGACGCGTATAAAACCTGGTTAAAGACTTTTATGCCACAATTGTTTGAAGCGGATTTTTCATTAAAGCCGGCGGTTGTGAAAGATCGCACCGATGGTAAGCTGGTTCATCTGGATGGTCTGAATTTCAGCCGTGCCACTTGTCTTAATAGTATTGCAAAGGCCTTGCCTGAGTTGCACCATCTCAAAAAGGTAGGACATGAGCATCTTGCTTTCTCGCTTCCTAATATCTCAAATGATGATTATATGGGCAGTCACTGGTTAGGTACATTTGCCCTCTATGCACTAGCACATCAGGATTAG
- a CDS encoding glycoside hydrolase family 15 protein: MNQNRHVYNTGIIGNCAFIAHINKDTNIDWLCWPSFENSFVFGRLLDREKGGEFSITPATGSFESVQTYIENTNILQTIITTDEGTYQVTDFAPRYEQYNRYYKPLMLIRKVEVISGRPRVRINCQPVYDYGKGMFERHRGSNHVEFTNDQEKIRLTTNVPISHFFSDLPLPLNETKYLVLTYGSSLEAPLIKTSEDFFHNTKRYWRNWIKKASIPHFYQKEVIRSALALKIHQYEDTGAIIASSTTSLPEHPGSGRNWDYRYCWLRDSYYVLNALEYIGHFEEMEKYASYITGITQSDQGRLQPLYGILGQHTLTEHTLDYLSGYQGNQPVRIGNQAYEHIQNDVYGQAIIALLPLFTDHRFTYKERAGVGYWLDYFLQRIEKTIDEKDAGIWEFRNFENHHCYSNLFQWAGSAAALKIARQIGDQDIMARAQKMMAKAAEYIESCYDEERMVYTSARGSSNLDASTLQLIMMHYLHPNSERAKKHLEGLEKELKTEEGLFYRYLHKDDFGKPKSTFLICAFWYVEALACVGRIEEAQEIFENLMKYGNHLMLFSEDIDEEDGSQWGNFPQAYSHVGLMNAAYRIAIKLDEPLFLK; this comes from the coding sequence ATGAATCAGAACAGACATGTTTACAATACAGGAATTATAGGTAACTGTGCTTTTATTGCACATATTAATAAGGATACAAATATAGACTGGTTATGTTGGCCGTCTTTTGAAAATTCATTTGTTTTCGGAAGATTACTGGACAGGGAAAAAGGAGGGGAGTTTTCGATTACACCCGCCACAGGATCTTTTGAAAGTGTACAGACTTATATAGAGAATACTAATATTTTACAGACTATCATCACGACAGATGAAGGTACTTATCAGGTCACGGATTTTGCTCCCCGCTATGAACAATATAACAGATATTATAAACCTTTGATGCTGATTCGGAAGGTGGAGGTGATATCCGGTCGTCCACGGGTTCGCATAAACTGTCAGCCTGTATATGATTATGGTAAAGGAATGTTTGAGCGTCACAGAGGCAGCAATCATGTTGAATTTACCAACGATCAGGAAAAAATAAGGCTGACTACGAATGTACCGATCAGTCATTTTTTTTCGGATCTGCCATTGCCACTCAATGAAACAAAATATCTGGTGCTCACATATGGCAGTTCTCTGGAAGCACCGTTGATAAAGACTTCTGAAGATTTCTTTCACAATACGAAACGCTACTGGCGCAATTGGATTAAGAAGGCTTCTATTCCTCATTTCTACCAGAAAGAAGTAATACGCTCTGCTTTGGCACTGAAAATACACCAGTATGAAGACACAGGTGCTATTATTGCGTCAAGCACAACCAGTCTGCCTGAACATCCCGGGAGCGGACGCAATTGGGACTACAGATATTGCTGGCTGCGGGATAGTTATTATGTGCTGAATGCGCTGGAATATATAGGACATTTTGAAGAAATGGAAAAATATGCTTCCTATATCACAGGCATCACACAGTCTGATCAGGGGCGACTGCAGCCGCTGTATGGTATTTTAGGTCAGCATACCCTGACGGAACATACGCTTGACTATTTATCCGGATATCAGGGTAATCAACCTGTACGTATCGGAAACCAGGCCTATGAACATATCCAGAATGATGTATACGGCCAGGCAATTATTGCCCTCCTTCCATTATTTACCGATCATCGGTTTACATACAAGGAACGGGCAGGAGTAGGGTATTGGCTGGATTATTTTCTGCAACGTATCGAAAAGACCATTGATGAAAAAGATGCCGGTATCTGGGAGTTTCGCAATTTTGAGAATCATCACTGCTACAGTAACCTTTTTCAATGGGCCGGCAGTGCTGCGGCATTGAAGATTGCCAGACAGATCGGTGATCAGGATATTATGGCTCGTGCACAAAAGATGATGGCAAAAGCTGCAGAATATATTGAAAGCTGTTATGATGAGGAGCGCATGGTATATACCAGTGCGAGAGGTAGTTCAAATCTGGACGCCAGTACATTGCAGCTTATTATGATGCACTATCTGCATCCGAATAGCGAACGCGCCAAAAAACATTTGGAAGGACTGGAAAAGGAACTGAAAACGGAAGAGGGATTATTCTACCGCTATCTGCATAAGGATGACTTCGGTAAGCCCAAATCTACATTTCTGATCTGTGCCTTCTGGTATGTGGAAGCACTGGCCTGTGTGGGACGTATTGAGGAAGCTCAGGAAATTTTTGAGAATCTGATGAAGTATGGTAATCATTTGATGCTCTTCAGTGAGGATATTGATGAAGAGGACGGGAGCCAGTGGGGCAACTTTCCGCAGGCTTACAGCCATGTGGGATTAATGAATGCTGCATATCGTATAGCGATCAAACTGGACGAACCTTTGTTCCTTAAATAG